In Muribaculum gordoncarteri, the genomic window GGCAATTAATTAATCAGCTTACTAAATAAATTATGAAATCGATATATAAATTTGCGATTGCGGTGCTGGCACTGCCCTTTGTGCTCATGTCATGCTCCGACGACGATGACTATGAGCCGGGACCTGCACCTGCCGAAAACTGCATGTCGGTCTATTTCCCGATGCAGGCATCGTATAATTATGAGTTTCTTGCCGATGATGATTGCATAGTTCCTGTCACGGTGAAACGTGCAGTGAGCGATGAGGCCGTCACTATTCCGTTGACGGTGACCTCCAGCGAAGATTCACAGGGCGCGTTTGTGATACCCTCTCAGGTGGAGTTTGCCGCCGGAGAGAAGGAAGCAGTGTTCTATGTCGATTGCAGCAAGCTGCCGGTAAGGGCCAAATGCTCGTTTACGGTTAAGCTTCCCGCCGAATATGTGAATCCCTATTCCGAGGGAACCGGCGACCTCACCATGTATGCTTCAATAATAGGCGCATGGGAGCTGTGGGCCGAGAACGTGCCTTTCACCTTCCAGGAGAAATACAACACCGTGTACTCCAACATATATGCCATGCGTGGTACCGGCAAGTTCAAGATTGAGAATTTCATCGGTTCGGGCATCGACCTTCCGTTTGTCGTAGAGGATCCTTCCAAGGAGTATGCCATCATTACTCCCACATCCAACTATGACGACTACTCCAACTATGTCGATCAGGATGATTTCAATTGCTGGTATTTTTACGACTCCGAGAATGCTTATTGGCCTTCATGGAGTCCTGACGGAGTTACGTTCCCGGGTATATCCTATGCTCTCGTGTATGGATATGATGATTCCTACGCTTATACTTATATGCGTCTAAGCAAAAACGAAGGACGATTCTATTTCTCGATGACCTACGATGACGGCACGTTTGGTTGGAACTATGTCGACTTCAGTTATGAGCCGTTGTTTGACCCGTTTGAATGACAAATAAAAATTTTTGAGAAATGAAAAATATCAAGATAATAGCTTTCGCTCTTTTCGGCTTGCTTTCATCGGGACTGGCTGCATGTAGCGATGACGATTACAAGGCGCCGCTTGAGGCGGCCAAGCCAGTTCATGACGGCGCGACCTACAATTCGCTGACATTTCATTGGGACAAGGTGCCGGGTGCGGTTCAATACGGCTATCAGCTGACAGGCCCCGGCGATGTCGAGGTTGTTACCGATGTCACAAATCTCACCGAAGTTTCAATAACCGGTCTTGAGCCTGCCACGACCTACAAGCTGAGCGTGTGGGCCTATGCATTCTTTGAAAGCGACAATACCACCTCGGTGGCTACTTTGGAGGCTACCACCGCTCCCATCATAAAGCTGTCAACTCCGGTGCTTACCGTTACTAATGAGGGTAGGGCGATAGTTGTGACATGGGATGCCGACGAGAATGCCAAGGAGTATGCCTACTCATGCATGATTGGAAATATACTGTATGACGAAGGTACGGTCACCTCTCCGTCAGTTACCTTCCGCAATCTGCCCAAGGGCGACTACTCGGTGAGCGTGACAGCAGTAACCGATGAAGGCGGTTATGAGTCGAGTGCTCCAGGCGTGGCGACATTTGCAGTTACACGTAGTGAACTTTGGCGTGTCAAAGGCACTTATGAGGCTGCATCGGGCAGCAGCTGGGATGCTACACTTGTAGCTTACGACGACAATTCCTACGTGTTGTTGGCGTGGTATGGGGTCGAAGGTTACAACCTTGAGTTTGCCATTGACGAGAACGATGCCGACGGCCCGATGATTCTCACCGGTGATTATAGCTATGACAGCAGTACGGGTTACTATTATGTGCCTGTAGATGACCAGAATGGTGTCTACGTATATCCTTGGAGCGGTTACAGTAACCTCTCGGGCGATGCTGTAGCCGGCGAGCTGACGCTGTCGGTTTATTCAAGTGATTATGGAACCGATGTATTTGTGTGGGGATTGTCTATTGATTCGCTTGTGGGTGAATACGACTATGTTACCGAAGGCAATGATATGTATCTAAGCAATCCTGATTCCGATTGGAATTCATTCAGTTATTCGGGTACGGTAAATGTTGAGAAGGTAGGCGACGATTCGCTGTCGTTTGACGGACTCTTCTGGTCGGGTTATCCCATTGTTGGGAAAGTAGATCTCGATAACCGCACTATAACATTTGAGCCGCAGTCTTGGGGAACCTACGTTTTTGCATCCGAGATTGATTCCAATCAGGCTGTAGTTGCTACAATAGGCGATGACATGAGTGTTACGATAGCAGGTTGGTCGGCATGGTATGATGGATATCCTTATATATATGACAGCCGTTCGGTCTACACCAAGCAATAATTTATCATAGTTATACAGTTTAAGGCAGCCCGGGCATCGGTTACGATGTCCGGGCTGTGTCGTATGTGGCGGGACTAATTGCAAATGTAAACAACAGTGCTCCGAGCTAATCACTTAGACCGGAGCACTCGCATTTTCCTAAAACCTTGAGGCTTGGTTGCAGTCGTCATGCAAGCCTCGATTAGACTATGACCTGTGCATCGACGCACAGAAAAGCGAATTAGTGGGAATAAAGTGATTGACGGTCATCATCGCTATCCCACGAGCGGCGATGCCTGAGTGATGAATGAGGCAGGTATTCTGACTTGCTCGGTGTGCCTGAAGCCTTCCCGGTGATTAACCAGTGGCGATGGGGTGGGGCAACCGTTTAAATGAGCTTACAGCAGCGGGACTGTTGAGGATTTTCACCTCATTCCCTTTTAATGTCGTCGGGCGGATGCCGTCGTGACAACCTCATTCGGTGCAAAATTATATAAAATTCATGAGATTCGGAAATTTTTGTGGAGGGCATGAAATAACAAAGACAGGCTCCCTCATCGGGAACATGTCTTCAACCAACTTAGAGATTATGTGAATATCTTAAAAAAGTGAATCACAGGCAATCCAAATATCCATAAACAGATAGAAAAGATAAAGGTTGTCTTATATATTCATTTTATTAACTGTGCAAAGATAGGAATTTGTCTTGAAAAATGTGTTATAAAACACATAAAAAGATTGTATAAATTTATAATTTAACATCTTTCTTATTTTTGACAAAGCGATAAAAGATGTATTGCAGCATTTCGTGCTGTATTGTTGAATGAAGTATCGCGTTGATTCCCAGATATATTATTGCCGCTGCTGCAAACTGGGCGCATAGCAGCGGAATGTTGCCGGTGATGACATTGCTTAGAGCGAGCATCACAATCGTGATCAGTGCGCCTTGCATCAGGTAAGGCACCAGGTCAACAATGAATCGTCCGGTGCCGCGGCCTGTAAGATTAGATACCATCTTCAGCGTTACAAACCATGTGATAACCGATGCGGCAAGCTGTCCCCACAACATTATGCGCAGTCCCTGAGTGGGGTCGTCGGGTGTTGAGAGCCCCATGTAGGGAAGGGTCGCCACAATTGCTATGATGGAGGCTATGTCCTTGACAAGTTCGGCCACGATGATTTTGGAAGAGCGTCCGAGGGCTACGATGTAGTTGTTGTAGAGCGAAGTCAGTATGGTGAATATGCCACGCAGCAGCAAAATCTGGAATAAGGCGATCGAGGCATCCCATTTTGTGCCGAACAGGAGGTGAAATATGGGTGTGGCCATTGCTATGAGCATGCACATCGCCGGGAATGTCACGTAGGCTGTGAAGCGGTTCATCTTGGCCGCGGCACGGCTGAATCGTTCCCTGTCGTCTTGAAATTGCGACAGTACCGGAAGAAACGAGGCTGTGACGACTTGCGAAAGCGATGCTGTGCCCATTACGCTCCACTTGTCGGCTTGGGTGTAGTAACCGAGCGCACGCATTCCGGTGAAGATGCCTATGATGATTGAGCATATTTTTTGCGACAACGTGTTGAGCAGCGAGCTGCCCATTACGCCTACGCCCACGCCGATTATGCACTTGATTGACTCGAAAGAGAAGGCGAGCGAGGGCAACCAGCGGCTTGTAATCCACAGAATAAGTGACTTTACAGTGGCGAGTGTGATCGTTTGCCACACCACCGCCCATGCTCCGAAGTCGTTAAGTGCGAGATATATGCCTACCACCGAACTTACGATAAGTCCGATGAAGTTGGATATGGCTATCATGCGCACTGTCATCTGCTTCATCAGCCTGTTGGTCTGCACGATGGCGGTTGCATTGATGATGAATGCGAGAAACATGACCCTTGACAGGTCGACAAGCCGCTCGTCGTTGAATGTCAGGGCAATCAGTGGAGCGGCAAGCCATAGGACCGCATAAATGAGTGTGGCTACGGTGATGTTGAACCAAAGCACCGAGCTGTAGTCGAGTTGTGACGGATTTTTGCGCTGAAGCAGTGCCGACGAGAATCCGCTGTCGACAAATATGTTGGCAAATGCCTGGAAAATGAGCACTGTGCCAACGAGTCCGAAGTCCTCCTGCGACAGCCTGTTGGCCAGCACCCAGCCTGTCACGGCATAGAGCACCTGTGATGAAACCTTGTCGATGAGGTTCCATTTTATGGTGCGTGCCGTGCGTAATTTCAGGCTTGGTTCTTCGGCCATCAGCGGGGTGACGGATTATTGGGCGTTATCGATGGGGATGACTTTCACGCCTATGGCCCGTGACTTTATCTTGGGCGAGCCTTTGTGATATACTTTGCCCGAGCTTGCGCCTACCACGTTGAGGGTCTTGAGGGGATTACATTCGATGTAGCCGGTACCGAGAAGCGAACATTTTATGTCGTCGGCATCAAGCTCGTCGGCTTGAATCGAACCGGTGCCTACGAGGCTCAATTTGGCACTTGCAGCCTTGCCGTAGAGCACGAGCACTCCGTTGCCGGTGTCGAGCGATCCGTCAAGGGTGTTGGTGTCGACTCCGCGCACCGACAGTGTGCCGTTGCCTATGAGGCGTGCCTTGAATGAGGGCGAGGGGGCTACCGAGAGCACTCTTACCAGTGAGTCACCGCTGTTTTCCACCTTGTTCAGGAAGCGTGAGTAGACAGTGATTTTGGGTAGGCCATGGTAGTCGATTCCGTCGGTGGAAATCTGAATCTCCAGCTTGTTCTTGTTGTTGGTGAACATGAGGAGCGATGCCATGTCGGGCGATGTCGTGAATACAGCCATGCCGGCTGAATCCTCGCTGCACTTGTAGTCGACCGTCAGGCCTTCGATAACCTTGAGTTCGCTGAAGTCTTTTACATCGATTTCGTAACGCTTCAACTCCTCGGCATTTACGGCGAGGATCGAGGCGGTGATTGCGATTAATGATAGTATCCGTTTAAGCATAGGTATATTTGTGATGAAAGTGAGTTGTCGCTTACTTTATATGAATGTTTTTGGTGCGTCCCGACAGTTTTGTCGTGGCAGGATTGCCGTGACATGTGATTTCGCCTGACAATTCTGTCTTTGCGGTAATTGATTCGCTTGCATGGCAAGTGATGTCGCCTGAACCTGAACAGTTTGCATTAACATCCTTGGCCTTTAACGGGCTGCATGAAATGTCGCCCGAGCCGTTTAGTGCGTAGTTTGCCGAAGAGGTGGTGCCCGACATTGTGAGGTCGCCCGAGCCGTTGACCGATGCATTTACGGTGTTGGCGGTTACCTGCTTAAGCTCGAGGTCGCCCGAACCGTTGACCGATGCGTTGATAGTTTCGCTTTTCAGGGTTGAAACTTCAATGTCGCCCGAACCGTTGACCGAAGCCTGAAGACTGTTTACAGTTATGTTTGCACCGTTGATGTCACCTGAACCGTTTACATTGAGATTCAACTCATTGATGTTCATTGAGGGCAGATTGATGTCACCCGAACCGTTGACTGATGCTGATAAGTTGGATGAGAGTGTCACCTTCTTGCACACCTTTATGTCGCCCGAGCCGTTTACAGCTACTCTCTTCAAGGGAGAGTTGGCAAATATGGTGATGCGGGATATGTTTTCCTTGGTCAATTTCACTCCTCGGTCGGTGGTACATTCAAGTGTGCCGTTCTTTACGATGAAGTGAATTTTGTCTTTTATCTCGGGAGCTATATGATAGACTATCATTCCGGCCGAGTCGGGCTTTTGACACAGCTTTATGTCAGCGGCACAATTAAGGGTTATCGATGAGAATGATTTGGCCTTGAGTGTGATGCGTTGTAGATTCGCTGCCGACAGTGTCATTGTTGCTGTAATGGCGAGCGCAAGAGCAATAAAATACTTTTTCATAATGTATTCGTCTTTTTGTTTAGGTATAATGTGTTGATGTATTGTTCATGAAAGCCGGTATGATATCGGCTTCGATGTGTTGCAGTATGCGGTCGAGTTCATCCCACGTGTCGGCACGTAACATGGCTATGCGGGTGTCGCGGAAGTGGGGTATTCCCTTGAACAGTGGCGATGCCGCAAGGTGACGCCTTATGTGCAGTATGCCTCGATGTTCATCGATATTGGCGATGCTCTCGGTGATTTGTCGTCGCAGAAGGCTGAATTTTTCGGCGGTCGACAGCTGGTTGTCGGTCGAGCCGTTGACGAGCAGTTGCTTGATGTCGTGGAACACCCATGGCGCACCTATGGAGGCGCGACCTACCATAACGCCGTCAACGCCATAACGCGTGAACGCTTCGAGGGCCTTTTGCGGAATAGTGATGTCGCCGTTGCCTATTACCGGGATGTGCAGTCGGGGATTCTCCTTTACGCGGGCTATCATCTCCCAGTCGGCTTCGCCGTTGTACATCTGTGCGCGTGTGCGTCCGTGTACGGTTAGAGCCTGTATTCCGCAGTCCTGAAGCTGCTCGGCAAGCTCGACGATTATGCGGCTGTCATGGTCCCATCCGAGGCGGGTTTTCACTGTCACGGGCAACTTAACGGCGTTGACTACGGCACGTGTTATCTCAAGCATCTTGGGAATGTCACGCAACATACCTGCTCCGGCACCTTTTCCGGCAACTTTCTTTACGGGGCATCCGAAGTTTATGTCAAGAATGTCGGGTGCGGCCTCCTCGACTATCTTGGCGGCCTCTACCATCGGTTCGGTTTCCCGACCGTAAATCTGTATTGCCGTGGGGCGTTCAGCCGGGTTTATGTGGAGCTTGCGTGTTGTAGCGCTTATGTTGCGTATGAGAGCATCGGCCGATACGAATTCGGTGTAGACCATGTCGGCTCCCTGTTCCTTACAGATGAGCCGAAACGAGTGGTCGGTGACATCCTCCATTGGAGCGAGCATCACCGGGCGTTCTCCTAAGTCGATTTGTCCGATTTTCATTTTCCCGATTACAATTTACTTTATTAGACGATTCTTTTGGGCGAATCGGTTTACGAAGATACTAAAAATTAGACAAATTTAAGAATTTATAGGATATAATGGTGAATTTACTGCCCAAATGTTAGAATCGAGCAGCGTGACGGCGTGAGCTTTTCGGCTGCAAGCCTTATATCCTCGGGCGTTATGCCCATTATGCGTTCAATTATTTCATCGGGATGCAGCGCGTGACGGTGAAATAGCGTTGAGCGTCCGGTGGCGAGGGCTACCTGCTCGGCGTTGGCTCCCGCAACGATGGTCTGTCCGAGATACTGCTTCTTTGCCGCATCGAGCGCGCGCATGCTCATTGTCGACTGGGCCAGCTCGTCGAGAGTCCTGAAGATGAGTCGCCGACATGGCTTTACATGGTTTTCATCGCATCCGAAGTAGACGGTGAAGAGCCCGCAATCGGTGAATGACGATATGTAAGAGTCTACTGAATATACGTAGCCGTGACGCTCACGCAGCAACACATTAAGGCGAGAGTTCATGCATGGGCCTCCTATTATATTGTTCAGGAGCGCATAGGTGTGGTTGCTTCGGCTGTATATTCCCGGAATTCGAGCGCCTATCACGGTGTGTGACTGGTGTGTGCCGAGCTTCTTCCTAATGTCGAAGGGCGTTACTTCGCGAGGCGTTTCGTCATGAAGTTCCTTGACGGAATGGTTGAGGAATCCGAGATGACGCTCGACAGTTGACATGACGCGTGAAGGAGCGGTGGGACCGGTGTAGAAAAATACCATGTTGCCGGGCGTGTAGTGGGTCGACAGGAAGTCACGGCAACTCTCGGGCGTGAAGGTTTCTATGGTTTCGGCAGTACCGAGAATGTTGTGTCCGAGTGATGACCCTGCGAATATGAGGTCGTTGAAGTCGTCGAATATTGCATCGGAAGGTGAGTCGAGGTACGAGTCTATCTCGTCGAGCACAACTTCCCGCTCTCGGTCGATTTCGTTTTCGGGGAATCGGGAGTAACCTATAAGGTCGGCCATCAGCTCGACGGCTCTTGTGAGGTTGCCCTTGGGGAAGCATGAATAGAGCATCGTTACCTCCTCTGATGTATATGCGTTGATTTCACCGCCCACCGATTCCATACGATTTACTATGTGCCATGAGCGGCGGCGGTCGGTGCCTTTGAATATGGTGTGCTCGACGAAGTGTGCAAGGCCGTAGTCGGCCGATGATTCGTTGCGACTTCCTGCCTTTATGGCCACGCCGCAATGCTCCACATCGGCAGCCGACGCACGATGCACAATGCGCAGTCCGTTAGCAAGGGTATGGTAGGTGAATATGTCGTTGCTATTGTTTGTCATTGTGTTTTAATTAAACGGGTAATTTTATTGCAAAAAAAAATTACTCGTCATCACGACGAATAATCTTTTTACCTTAAATCTAATACCATGAAAAACTGATGCAAAGGTAATGCTTAATTTTTAAACACAAAAAATATTAGAAATAAATTAGTGTACTATTAACACTAATTAACCTAAAATGCCCGTTGTCGGGCATTTTAGGGATTCATAATACTTAAAACGATATTTATATTGAGTATTTTCACTTAAAATTAGTGATTATTGGGGCATGACTTCTATCATGCTTCCCGACGAGTGGGCCGACAATGCCGGAGCATATTGGCTTTGCAGTGTGGCGATACCCGATGAGTAGGTGCCCGAGTTGTTGACATAGAGCTCGTAGCTCAATCGGTACACACCCTTGGGAAGATGAGTGACAAACATGTTGGTCGATGCGTCACGGTTCTCGCGATAGAAGCATATTCCTTCGCTGAACAACGGCTTTGGAAGTTGCTCGACAGGCTCGAAGCATGCGCCGCGGTCGTCGGTTATTGCCACGTAGTCCATGTCACGTTTTACTGTTATGGTGAGGTTGACCTGAACTATGTCGCCGGTCTTCAGTGAGTCGGCATTCTGCCATGTCACGCCATTCTCGGTGGTGACGCGGCGATAGAGAGCCTTGTCAATGGAAACCTCGGGGCATGACGCGGCTTTTATTTCCGACATCTCGCTGCGGTACTGGCAGTATACGGCTCCCCATGAAGGTGTCTTACCTGACTTTTCGACATAGAGTGTCGCGCCTGAGGGTGACATCGAGGATATGTTTTCACGGAAATAACCGAGCAGTCGGTCGGTCTTGCCCGCGTTGACTTCGCGGTTGTTGACCGTTACGGTTGCCTTTGCAGCGGGGGTTGTCCACTTGCTGCCGGTGAGCAATATCGATGCTATAGCCTGAGAGGTCGTGACCGATGTGCCCCAATCCTTAGCCTCTTTCTGTAGAATGAGCCATTGTCGTATCTTGTCGACATCGGGACTTTGGGGATATATGGCTGCGAATGCGTCGAGCACTATTGATGTAGCACCAATCTTGCCCATCGACCATGT contains:
- a CDS encoding fibronectin type III domain-containing protein; translated protein: MKNIKIIAFALFGLLSSGLAACSDDDYKAPLEAAKPVHDGATYNSLTFHWDKVPGAVQYGYQLTGPGDVEVVTDVTNLTEVSITGLEPATTYKLSVWAYAFFESDNTTSVATLEATTAPIIKLSTPVLTVTNEGRAIVVTWDADENAKEYAYSCMIGNILYDEGTVTSPSVTFRNLPKGDYSVSVTAVTDEGGYESSAPGVATFAVTRSELWRVKGTYEAASGSSWDATLVAYDDNSYVLLAWYGVEGYNLEFAIDENDADGPMILTGDYSYDSSTGYYYVPVDDQNGVYVYPWSGYSNLSGDAVAGELTLSVYSSDYGTDVFVWGLSIDSLVGEYDYVTEGNDMYLSNPDSDWNSFSYSGTVNVEKVGDDSLSFDGLFWSGYPIVGKVDLDNRTITFEPQSWGTYVFASEIDSNQAVVATIGDDMSVTIAGWSAWYDGYPYIYDSRSVYTKQ
- a CDS encoding lipopolysaccharide biosynthesis protein, with protein sequence MAEEPSLKLRTARTIKWNLIDKVSSQVLYAVTGWVLANRLSQEDFGLVGTVLIFQAFANIFVDSGFSSALLQRKNPSQLDYSSVLWFNITVATLIYAVLWLAAPLIALTFNDERLVDLSRVMFLAFIINATAIVQTNRLMKQMTVRMIAISNFIGLIVSSVVGIYLALNDFGAWAVVWQTITLATVKSLILWITSRWLPSLAFSFESIKCIIGVGVGVMGSSLLNTLSQKICSIIIGIFTGMRALGYYTQADKWSVMGTASLSQVVTASFLPVLSQFQDDRERFSRAAAKMNRFTAYVTFPAMCMLIAMATPIFHLLFGTKWDASIALFQILLLRGIFTILTSLYNNYIVALGRSSKIIVAELVKDIASIIAIVATLPYMGLSTPDDPTQGLRIMLWGQLAASVITWFVTLKMVSNLTGRGTGRFIVDLVPYLMQGALITIVMLALSNVITGNIPLLCAQFAAAAIIYLGINAILHSTIQHEMLQYIFYRFVKNKKDVKL
- a CDS encoding GIN domain-containing protein, translating into MLKRILSLIAITASILAVNAEELKRYEIDVKDFSELKVIEGLTVDYKCSEDSAGMAVFTTSPDMASLLMFTNNKNKLEIQISTDGIDYHGLPKITVYSRFLNKVENSGDSLVRVLSVAPSPSFKARLIGNGTLSVRGVDTNTLDGSLDTGNGVLVLYGKAASAKLSLVGTGSIQADELDADDIKCSLLGTGYIECNPLKTLNVVGASSGKVYHKGSPKIKSRAIGVKVIPIDNAQ
- a CDS encoding GIN domain-containing protein; translation: MKKYFIALALAITATMTLSAANLQRITLKAKSFSSITLNCAADIKLCQKPDSAGMIVYHIAPEIKDKIHFIVKNGTLECTTDRGVKLTKENISRITIFANSPLKRVAVNGSGDIKVCKKVTLSSNLSASVNGSGDINLPSMNINELNLNVNGSGDINGANITVNSLQASVNGSGDIEVSTLKSETINASVNGSGDLELKQVTANTVNASVNGSGDLTMSGTTSSANYALNGSGDISCSPLKAKDVNANCSGSGDITCHASESITAKTELSGEITCHGNPATTKLSGRTKNIHIK
- the dusB gene encoding tRNA dihydrouridine synthase DusB, which gives rise to MKIGQIDLGERPVMLAPMEDVTDHSFRLICKEQGADMVYTEFVSADALIRNISATTRKLHINPAERPTAIQIYGRETEPMVEAAKIVEEAAPDILDINFGCPVKKVAGKGAGAGMLRDIPKMLEITRAVVNAVKLPVTVKTRLGWDHDSRIIVELAEQLQDCGIQALTVHGRTRAQMYNGEADWEMIARVKENPRLHIPVIGNGDITIPQKALEAFTRYGVDGVMVGRASIGAPWVFHDIKQLLVNGSTDNQLSTAEKFSLLRRQITESIANIDEHRGILHIRRHLAASPLFKGIPHFRDTRIAMLRADTWDELDRILQHIEADIIPAFMNNTSTHYT
- a CDS encoding M16 family metallopeptidase, with the protein product MTNNSNDIFTYHTLANGLRIVHRASAADVEHCGVAIKAGSRNESSADYGLAHFVEHTIFKGTDRRRSWHIVNRMESVGGEINAYTSEEVTMLYSCFPKGNLTRAVELMADLIGYSRFPENEIDREREVVLDEIDSYLDSPSDAIFDDFNDLIFAGSSLGHNILGTAETIETFTPESCRDFLSTHYTPGNMVFFYTGPTAPSRVMSTVERHLGFLNHSVKELHDETPREVTPFDIRKKLGTHQSHTVIGARIPGIYSRSNHTYALLNNIIGGPCMNSRLNVLLRERHGYVYSVDSYISSFTDCGLFTVYFGCDENHVKPCRRLIFRTLDELAQSTMSMRALDAAKKQYLGQTIVAGANAEQVALATGRSTLFHRHALHPDEIIERIMGITPEDIRLAAEKLTPSRCSILTFGQ